From Neofelis nebulosa isolate mNeoNeb1 chromosome 14, mNeoNeb1.pri, whole genome shotgun sequence:
TAGCAACAATATTAATATTGTTACTTccaatataaattaatataaattggCTTCCAGTTTGTGAACGTGGGgcgtttttctgtttatttagatcttctttaatttctttcaaaaatgtttgtagtttggggtgtctgggggggctcagtcagttaagcgtcctacttcacctcaggtcacgatctcacagttcatgggttcaaaccccgcatcgggctctgtgctgacagctcggagcctggagcctgcttccgattctgtgtctccctctctctctgcccctcccctacttgtgctctctctctctcaaaaaaacaataattttttttaaaaatgtagttttcagGCAATatgctttgcatttctttttttttcctttattcatttttgagaaacagacagagtgcgagtggcggggtgggggggcagagagagagggagatacagaatccgaagcaggctccgggctctgagctgtcagcacagagcccgacgcagggctcgaacccacagaccgtgagatcatgacctgagccgaagtcagatgcttaaccaactgagccacccaggggccctacatttcttttgttaaatttatttctaaatattttattcttttgatgctgttttttatttttgaaatattcattGTCAATGTTTGGAAATACAGTTGACTTTGTAGACCCTGATGAATCTGGGACTCTCTGTATCCTGAGGACCACACAACCCTTGTTCAGATAGTGACATGCTATCTGATTGAATTTTGGATCTTGTATGGCTCTCTCAGTGGCCACAGTTTCTATGGTCATTCTACGGACGCTTCCTTCTGTGGTCAGATTAAGCTCTCGGTGGTTGAAGGCACAGACAGATCTCAGTTCCTATCCTGACcaatttctttttcatcaccaagtttCATCTCCACTCGCATACacaccattttcttcttctttatggAACACTTGCTGTGGCCCATGCACTGTTCTAGGAGGAGGGACACAGTGGCCCACAGACCCACCCCTGCCCTTACGAGGCGTCCGTTCTAATGGGGGGAGACGGGTCAAACCGTAAGTCAGTGTAGAGCATCCACAGCCTCTCAGGAGGAAATAGCGCAGGAGAAGGGAGCGGGACGGCTGGGGTGAGGGGACTGGTGATTTCGGGTGGAGGGCCTCACCGAGGAGGTCACGAATGACGAATGGCGAATGACGGCATGGGTGGAGCGCGGGGCCGCCACGCAGCGGGCAGAGCGCTCCAGGCCGAGGGAGCAGTCAGCGCACAGACGGAGGCCTGCGTGTGCCCGGAGCGCTCACGGAGCAGAAAGGAGCCCCAGGGGCAGAAGCAGAGTGTGCAAGGAGTGTGCAAGGAGTGTGCAAGGAGTGTGCAAGGGGGAGACGGGGagaactgaggtcagagaggtgacaGGCCAGATCATGGAGGGCCCCGAATGATCTAGCTCTAAAAACAAGATGGTGAGCTGACGGGCACTTTAACTGGTACGCACTGGCAGACGTTGGAGGGGGAAAGCTGGCATCAGGAGACCAGCCGGGAGGTTCCTGAGACAGTCTGGCCGGGCACCATCGGTATGGACCAGGGCGAGGCCGTGCAGGGGTGCACGTGCGCGTCTCAGGGCCCACGAGCAGGTGCGGCAAGCAGGCCGGAGGCGGGGTGTGCCTGATGACGAGTGTTGGGGCTGACTGCACCGTCTGGGGTCCAGCCTGAGGGGCCAGCGGGGCGTGGAGCCGGTCCCCGGTGCCCACGACACATGGGCGCGCCGAGGACGAGCAGACTCGGGGAGCCTGAGGCGCCCCCGGGAAGGCAGATGAGGCGGGGCCGGCAGCACCTGGAGGAAACCAGGTCACCGGGAGCCTGATGCCAAACCAAGACGGGATTTCACGGAGGAGGAGCGCTCCGCTGTGTGAGCACCACCCACGAGGACGGTGGGGCCTGAAAACCGGCGGCGGGTTCTGCAGTGTGGGGCCGCCGCTGCCCTCAGTGAGTGTCcgggtggaaggagggagaaagccTGGCCGGAGAGGGtgtaggaggaagaggagaaaatggagggagATGACGAGTGGGGACGTCTTAGAGGGACACGGAGGAGAGACGTGGGGGGCCAGCCACGTGGGAACCTGATCCCCAGGTCTGGGGGGGGCCTGGTTGCTCTGGGGGGGGGCACCACTGGACGCTCCTGCGGTTCTCGACTGTGCGGCTCCTCTCCCACATCATCCGGACCCTCAGAGGAGACAGCCCAGCAGGACAGACGCCCCGGGTCCCACCTTCGTCCCTACTTCCTCCTGCCGTCCTCGGCTCCTTGAGGCCCTCCCCTAACCTGCGCCCCGCTGCCCTTCCCTTTCGGGCTCTTCCTCCCCACGGCTCCTTCTCTTTGGCCCACACTTTCATTGTCTCTTTGATCCTAAAGCAAAAATCTCCAAAAAGCCAAAACCAGAAATCATGGAAGAACCAACCGACTGGTTGACTTGATTGTGCAATTTTAATGTATTCGTTTggaaaacacaagcaacaaaacttGACACAAAAGTAAAGTGACCGGACCTTTTGCCACACGGTCCCTGGGCAGACGTCTGAGCAACAGCCCAGGGACTTCCGGGGGGGAATGCCACAATGTTTCTGAGGGGTCTTAAAGAAGATAGATTTAGCAGTGTGCATTAAGGACCTCTAGGATGTCTACTTTCAGGGCGAAGAATCGATAAGAAGGACTTTTGTAGTATAACCTCAGCATCACTCACCGTCAGGGAGATGCCCAGACCACAAGGAGCcatcgcctcacacctgtcagaacggaaTCAACGACACCAGAAGCCACAGGCgtgggcgaggatgtggaggaagctGAATCCTTtcgccctgctggtgggaatgcaaactggtgcagccgctctggagatcggcatggggggggggtcctcaaAACGTTGAAAACAGAGCTACTCttcaacccagcaattgcactactaggtatttacccaaaggatacaaaaatacagattcgatgCCCCAGTGTTTgtggcagcactttcaacaatagccaagttatggaaagagcccaagtgtccgtcgactgatgaatggataaagaagacgtgtaTATACACACGacggactattactcagccatgaacagaatgaaatctcgccatttgcaataacatggacgAAGCTAGAGAGTATTGTTCTAAGCAagataagtctgtcagagaaagacgatgtgatttcactcacatgtggcatttaagaaacaaaccaaacgagcaaatggggggggggggggaagaaagaaagagagagagaaacggagaggCAAAgcgagaaacagactctgaactccAGAGAAGACACTGgaggtcaccagaggggaggggagtggggggcgggtgAGCTAGGTGTGGTGGGGGTTAGCtaggtggtgggggtgggcaaactaggtggtggggggcaggtgaGCTAGTGGTGGGGGATGAAGGGGTGCACTTGTGATGTATGGAAGGGACGGTTTTCTATGTTATTTTCCAAaatctaatattacactgtttgtTAAGTGACTGGAATTGAAattgaaaacttaataaaaaaaagatttaggtaGTAGAATTAGTTGTCATTGGGAAAATTGGAGTCAATTTGATGCCCATCAATCGAGGAGGCTCCACATGGTGGCAGGTGGGGGAGCTGGGAACCGCAGCGGCCACGGAGCAGCGTCCTCAGAGAAGGGTGCTGCTGGAAGGCCGCGTGGGGGCCCAGCCGGACGACAAGTGGACGGAAGGACACGGGCGACAGAGAAGGCCCAGGAGCAAAGAATGGAGTTTACGGTTTTAAGTGATTGAAGGAGAATCAAAGGAATACTATTTCTGGACATGCAGAAAGTACCCAAAACTCAAACATCAGTGTCtctgaataaagttttattggtacaGACCCACCGTATTAGTTTCCATGATGTCTGGGGCCACGCTGGTACCACAGCCCCCAAGGTGATTGGTCACAAGAGAGACCAGACGCAAAACTGGCCGTATTCACCGCCAGCCCTTAATAGACAAGGTCCGTCTACCCCTGATCTATAAACTCACGGAGAGAGTCTTCAAGGCAACACGGAGCTTTTCATCACACCTAACGGCAGGATGACAGGACTACGACGGTTTCTAATCTTTCTTTGGGCTTTTCCGTAGCTCCATTCTTTCTCTGTAGTGAGCGAGCGCGTGACGCCTAACGACAACCGCCTAACTGGCAGTTTTCACACTGCGCCCTCCCCCAGCTTCCGTGCCCCCAGGGGTCTTCTCCCCCAAAACAGTGGTCATTCAAGGGCTCGCTCCTCAGGAACCCAAGGGAAATGGGCTGTCTGCCCCCTGACCCCCGCCCAGGGATCCAGGAGTATGAAGCAGCCGTGTCTGGGCCAGCCTGCCCTCTTGAACCTGCATTCGCTATTCCCGGGGACACTGCGGGCAGGCAGGGACGAGCCACCATCGGTGCCGCTGAGGCTCTGTGCCTGTCCCAGCTCTGGCCTCCCTGAGGGTCCCACACCTGGTGCAGCTCTGCTGTCCCCACAAGGACAGTGGTCAGGAGGCCCGGGGCCCACTGCTCCCCACCAGGGAATGGATGGGTCCACTTGGCCACCTGGGGGACCACCGTCAGGAGACCCTCCTCAGTGAGGGGTCAGTAGCTCAGTGCAGTGGGCACATGGAGGGCTGGGCAGCTGTGGAAGGTCCCTGTGACTTGGTGGGGGGGCAGGTGTGCAGAGAAGTGAGCCCAGGGGGACAAGGCTGCCTCAGAGGACGGAGAAGAAGAGGGCCAGACCCTCCGGTGGGATCTGCCGAGTCGCCCCACAGACCCCGTCAGCGGGGGAGGGTCATTGTCCGGCCACCCAAGAGACAGGTGCAGAGCTGGTCAGCTCGTCAGAGGCAGGCAAGCACCCGGGCCCTCCCCCACCGGGCCTGCCGGGGTCTCAGTGCTTTCTCTGTGTCCCCCAGGTGTCTTCCTGCCCCCGTCCCCGGCAGCAGCACACGAGCCCGTCCTGGAAGAAGTGGGCGTTGTGGCTCTGGCACCCCTGGCCGACATGCTAAACAGCCCGCAGCCCGGCCCCACGGCAGGCCCCATCGTGAGCCCCCTGACGGGCCCCCTCAGCACCTTGCTGCCCAGTCCAGGGCCCATGTCACAGAGCGGCCTGTTCTCCAGCATCCTGACCGGCCCCCCGACTCCGAGCAGCCCCCTGGCCAGGCCCCTGGCAGTGGCCCCAGGAGGCACACTGGGCAGCTCCATGGGCACGGTCTCCTCCGGCCCTCTGACTCCGAGCAGCACCCTGGCCGGCCTCATGGCAGTGTCCCCAAGAGGCACACTGGGCAGCTCCATGGGCCTGCCCTCCACCGGCCCCCCGACTCCGAGCAGCACCCTGGCCGGCCTCATGGCAGTGGCCCCAGGAGGCACACTGGGCAGCTCCATGGGCCTGCCCTCCACCGGCCCCCCGACCCCGAGCAGCCCCCTGATGGCACCGACGACAGGCACAGTGGCCATCTCTCTGAGCAGCCCCCTGGCCAGGCCCCTGGCAGTGGCCCCAGGAGGCACACTGGGCAGCTCCATGGGCACGGCCTCCACCGGCCCCCCGACCCCGAGCAGCCCCCTGATGGCACCGACGACAGGCACAGTGGCCATCTCTCCGAGCAGCCCTCTGCTCACCTCCACAGCTGCCCCTCTAGGTGTTTCTCAGAACCTTGTGGCCAACCCCGTGAGCAATCTGGTGCTGCCGGGGGCCCAGAGGGTGTGGCTGACAGAGCCGTTCCGAGGATGCCCATCTGGACCCCATCCCTCCGCTGGAGCAGGGCCTGCTGGCACCACCAAAGGTACCCggtgcagggggagggacaggagggcacccccagcccccgccaGGCCGGTCCTGGGTCCTGACTTGCTCtgaccctccttctctcctctctgccccacaaCGTCACTAGTCCCAATGTCCGCTGAGCACCCACAGCCGACCCAGGACCTGGAGCCTCTCGGCGTGACATTTGTGGGCGTGCCCTTGCACACCTCTACCCCCATGGAGACCAGGGGCGCAGCTGGCCCCGGGACGGCCTTCTCCTTCAGCACCTCGGACGCCCGGGCCCAGCCCGGTGCCCCCCAGGGACAAGCagttcctgcccctgcccctgtcgCCCCTACTGCCGCCCCCCAAGCTACCACCGACTACGCCTCCCCCGGCACCACCCACGTTGCCCAGTgcccacccccgtcccccacgCGGgcacaccacccccccacccagccctcacccaccccccactcccctcctcgAAATCCCCATTCCCCACCTCGAACCTCGTCCTCCCCGGCGTCAGTCAACGACCCCCGGGGTCCACGCGGCACAGAAACATCTCGGAAAAGCATGGTGGAATCGGAACGGAAGCTAGCCCACCGGAAGATCAGCAAGTTTCCGGACAGCCCCCGAGGTCTGTGACACAACTGCAGCAACGCCAGTTGTGCGGGGTCTCCCCCGCTGCCCCCGTGGCCCTCCCCGGCCCCGGCCTGGGCCGCGGaccactccctccaccccctgtTGTCCTCAGAGTCGAGGCAGCTGGCCTGGGAGCGGCTGGTGGGGGAGATCGCCTTCCAGCTGGACCGCAGGATCCTGTCCAGTATCTTCCCCGAGCGCGTGCGCCTGTACGGCTTCACCGTCTCCAACATCCCAGAGAAGATCATCCAGGTGCCCGGTGCCCGGTTCCCCCTCACCACCAGAGGCCCTGTCCCTGTCACCCGttagggttggggggggggtgtgggccTTGGAGGAGCCGCTGGGGGGCCCTGCGCACCAGCCTGGCCAAGCCCATCAGAGTCCGCGGGCACCCTGTGGTGGAGGCATGGCGTTCAGCCCCAGTGGCCAAAAGGTGTCCAGGGCGCCTGGCAGCAGGAGCCTGTGGGCCTAGCCACGTGGCCTCCCCAGGGGACAGTGCAGGGCAGGGTCCTGAGCACAGTCACGTCTGCACTGCCCCCCTTTGCCACTGCAGTGGCTTCCAGATGGCCAGCCTTCATTCCCAGGGGCCCTCCCCCCACTAAGAGAGCTGATGcctacccctcccacctccccaccgcTGCTGGTGCCCTCTAGGGTCACTGAGGTGGCACAGGGTAGACAGGTCCCAGAACCACCGAGCAGCTGGTGGCCTCATGACCAGGGACCTCAGGCTCGGGCTCATTCCAGTACATTCTTAGCACACCATCCACTGAGCCTGCGTCCTGTGAGGGACACGGTACACAGGGCTTCTCTGGGCACGCCTACCTTGCCACCGAGTGCGGGAAGCTTGGTGTTCAGCCCCAGTGGCCAAAAGGTGTCCAGGGCACTGGGAGCCTTGGAAGACACTGGGAGGAGAGCCGTCATGGGGTGTGGGCTGTGCCTGGCTGGATGCCCAGAGGAGGCTGTCCAGAACGATCGATCGCCTGTGCCTCCTCTCCCACCAGCGTGCCAACTCTGGCTGGGCCCCCACGCCGGGGGACGGGAGAGGCGAGCCTTTGGGGATTTCCTTGGGAAATAGGCCTCTGTTCTTGGCCACCTTCTCTCCAGCGTTTTTATCTGTAGACTATAGACCTGGTGTGTGATCGGCAGGAATAGCTCAGGGCTACCGTGGGCTCATCTGAGTCCCGGTTTGAGCTCGCCTTTTCCTTTGGTCAGTGTGTCCTTTGGTtcggtttttaattttaatgtggtcAGAATGATCTACCTTTCCCTTTGTTTGTACTTTTCATGACTCCCTTAAAGCTAGAGCGGTAGAGGGCTGGGACCAGCCCTGAATCCATCccgctacccccccccccccccccgccagccccatGTGTGTGGGCTCTCCAGCCGCCGCTCTGACTGTCCCCAGCCCATGCTGTCCTCCTTTGTGCATTGACAGAGCCAGGCACCTCTCTTCTTCCAGATTGTTTCAGCTCCTCTGGGCCTCTCGCTCAGTGTGAATTTTAGGAGCACCCGTCAAGTTCCAGGAAAAACCTCATTCAAGTATTTGGTTTTGCATCACTTCCCAGATTGAACAGGGGGACGTTTCACGTCTTTACGGTGTCGGTTGTTCTGATACCCCTGCCATTTCTGCTGCCCATGTCAGTGGGGCCCACCGTGGTCACGTTTGGTCTGAGGGTCCTTGATGCACAGCCAGGACCCCCGCCGCCAAGGCTGGGTCTCAAGTGCAGACTGGCCATGGCTAGTTAGAAACTGGCAAACAACACAGGCGTAAGTGCAATATTTACGTCTCTACAATGTTGCAGCTGATATCCAGTTGGCGAAGACGACATTGGATTACAATGTCTGGTTTAAAGTGTGGTAGAGCTTTCCCGCTGTTTGAAACCCACCTTTAGACGGAAGGTGATAAAGACATATCACCGCTGACACGGGACTCTGCCATGAGTCCGCTGTGCGAGCCCTCTGGTCCCCGGCCCCTCTCCACTTGGCGAGGAGAGTAGTTCTCTGGCTGGCGAGCCAGTAGTTCTGCCCAGGACTCCAGTCACAGCACCAGCCGGTAACTCCTAGAAGAGAGGCGGGAAGATGAGGGCGGGATGTACCGAAGGCACTTTTCTCCGGCGTCTGAGGAAGTCAAGGAGCTCGGTGCCCCCTGGGCCAgtgcttgtgggggaggggctgtggctGGCACCAAACACTCATTCCGTCCCCAGTCCCAGAGCCATTGGCCCCATTCACCTTCCATCAGCAATGACCAGTGCTGCCAGGGTCCTACACTTGTGCCCAAGCTCCCGAGAAGCGCCCTGCCGAGCCCACCCGCACAGACGTTGTCTTCGGGTCTGACACCCCCCCAGCTGGCCCGCCGCAGGGTGACCATGTCTGGTTCCACCCGAGGAGCACGAACGCTCTCAAGGCCATCCATCCTGCCTGCTGGCCTGGCCCGTTTGTTGATTCCTATCAGGATCCAATTCCACTTTGCCTGGACTTTTATGTCCTTTCCTGAAAACATCCTGTTTTTCTGCGCATTGAACCCCAGTGTTGGTCGTTGTTAGAATCCCTAAATTCTATCCAGACCCACCACCCCTGGTCAAACCTGGTGTCCGAACCTGGCTCGTTTGCTTCGCGAATGCTGGATAGTTTGACGACTGACAAGTTTCAATAGAGCTCCGTTGCCGAATGAGGACTTGTTGACTGTTTTCAATGAATCTGGCCATCTTTTTTATAAGTTCACAGTCAGCTGTGCCGTCTTTTAAACTCAACTAAAAGTTGTTCCGGTGCCCAGACCTGTCACCTCTTCTCCCCAGCTGCAAACATCTTCTGctccaggtgggggtggggtgctctgAGTACCTCCCTTTCAGCTTGCAATCACAGCAGACCTGAGCCCAGCACCCATGTGAGGGTCACGGAGGCACCTCATGGCTGTGTCCAGCTGGGTCCTGGGCCCCCTAGTGCCCTCTGGAGCCCCACGCACTGGCCTGCTGACAACAGTTGCGGTGTTTGCACAATGGTTTGTTTCCAGCTACCATGCCAAACTCTTGTTCTGGTTCTAATAGCCTGTATATCATCTTGGCTTTTCTATGTAGACGGTCGTATTGTACAGTGTTTACAAGAAGCAGATAATACAGCAACCTCCTCCTGTTTCTGGCTTGACTGCAAACACACACGTCAAGTCTGCCCATTAAGTACAATGTGTGTCCAGGCTTTTTGCCAAATCTTCTTCAGTCACAGTTCTTGGTTGCAGATAACAGAATCAACACTAGCTGATGTAAACAGAAAGAGGTTTATTGTACATGTTTAGGTGAGGACACAAGACTGGGCACAGAAGTTGGTATGGCTGCCCCTGAAGAACCAGGGTCATAGCCACTGCACTCTCGGGGACCCCTGCTCCTCCTGGGCACCACTGTCTCCCGGCATCCGCATCCGCCTGCAAGTTCCACTCATGGGCCCTGCTGGGCAGAAGCCCAGGTCGCAGAGGTCCCTAAGCCACAGGCGAGTCTGGAAAAGGCTTTCAGCTTCCGAAAAGCACTAGAAACACTAGGACGGAAGCCTGATGAGGCAGCTTCAGCACCTGCCACATCAGGTTaagtttttcctcttcctcattcattgacacctttgggggggggggttcttaaTCATGAATACttttatgaatgtattttctGCCTTTCATTGAAAAGATCACACGagttttccctccctcccttttacCATTTCGGAAGGACACATGAGAAGGTATTCCGATCATAAACCGCACTGTAtcctggtgtttttgtttttgagagagggggagaaagagggcgCGCGATCAGGTGTGGGAggggcagcgggggtgggggtggggggacacagaatccaaaacaggatccaggctctgagctaacgtggggcttgaactcatgagccgtgagatcatgatctgagccgaagtcccacgcttaaccagctgagccccccaggcgccccaccctcgTGTTTTTAACGCCTCCAGATGCCGTTTGCGGTTATTTACGACTTCTGCAGCTTCGTTACTTATCTCGCGAACACGCCGAGCTGCCGTGACAGAAACAAGGGGCGTCAGGAAGCCGCGTGTCCCTGTCCCCGTGGGGCCGCGGCCGCTGCCCACCCCCTGGCGCGCGTCTGGGCCCCGGGTCCGGGACTCCGCCCAGGGGGCGGAGCTGACGGTCCCAGTCTCACCCCATTGGCCCGGTCTCGGTGACGTCAGGCCTTGCTGCCGTCGCGGACGCGGGGTCGCAGGCGGGAGTTTCCCTCCGCAGGGGAAGGCGGGGCTTCGGTGCGCTCGCGGGGTTTTCTTGCTGATCCTCTGTTGATCCTTAGGATTCTGTTTCCTTGGTTcagctgtttctttccttctgcttccttttggTTTGCTTTATTCCTCCTTCTTGGGCTGAGCActtaagtcattttattttacacagcCTGTGTTTGGGAATACGTGTGGGGCAAGGCAGTTCGCTCTATATTTAACCAGTGGTGCAGCAGGTGGACCCGCCCGGCCCGGTGGCCTCCCACCCACGGGCGGGGGCTTCTCAGGTGTAAGGATTTCAcaaactgctttggattttctctctaaCCCAAGAGTCAGGATGCACGCTCCAGTCTCCGCCCTCTGAGGGACGTGCGGCCGCCTCTTGAGCGTTGCTTTCTAACGGGAACAAGGGCTGAACCTTCGCCGCCGGTTCCCTTAGCACTGAACACGTGGTCGGCGTCCTTTCCAGAATGGAAAGACTGGGTGGTGAACACATGTGCTCAGTTTCTTGCAGGTGCGTGCGTATTTGGTAgcacctgttctctcctccacATCTGGTCCAGCACCAGATCCTCTGCTGAGTCTCCCTCTAAAGATGTTTCCCATGTATACGCCTGCGTCTACATTCACCTAGGCCCTGGACTAAACTGCTGGCACCTTACTATCCTTCCCTTTCATCTCTTCACTCCTATTATGGAGCATTCAGTGCATACCAAGTTTATATCAGACGGTCTCTGCGCTCCAGGAGCTCGCCCACTCGTGGGGAGGCCttcaataaataagaaaagcCATAAATATGTATGCTACAGGTCCAGGGGGTGACACATGCTACGGGGGGCAGGAGAGTTGAGGCTGGGAGCTAGGCACTGAGATGGCTTTGCTGCCTCCTCCCCGCCTGTATATACCCTGGCCTCATCCTGGCCAACTATGTCACCCCTCCTCCATTCCTTTGAAACACAATTCTGCTCAACGTGAGAGCCCACTGATGTGTCCCCTGGAGCCGGGACCGCTCCGGGACCGTGCAAGGGGGTGCACACCGGTACAGATGCTGTGCTCAGCACCCCCTAGAGACATTTCCTTTACTCTTCAAAGCAGCTGTCAGGTGGTTTGCTTTCCTCCGTGTCAGAGCAGAGGAGGCTCAGACCCAGTGTGGGGACAGAAGCGGTCCCTGAACCCAGCCCTCCCTGTGGGCCCCTCTCCttgctctgtgctctgcctcctGGTACCTTCCAAGCCATGCATGCTGTTCCTTGTCCTGGAAGtttctttcctcctgagatcCTCGTCCCTCAGACCTCAGCCCagcaccctctcccctccagagTCCTCTCCCCGCGGCAACACTCACAGTAGCGTCCCTCTCCTTGGTGCTGTCATCACCATAAACTCAGAGGGCTTTGCTCACACTTGAATCCCATCACCTGGTATGGTGCCCTGCACAGGGGAGGGCTGCGAATTATCTGCAGGACAGAgccctccccctcttgcttcGGTGCCCGCTGCTCCCTCGCTTCTGTGGAGTGCTTGTCCTGCTTGTCCCCCCTCACTTGCCTCACCTGTGCTCCACTCTCAAGAGGTCACCTCCTCGGGGCAGCCGCAGCCTTGCGTCTCAGTGTAAGTGTGCCCACAGTGCTCTTCCCCATCCAGTACCCCGGCAGGGTGGGCGCAGAGTGCCCGACTTCTGCTCCTGTCTGTAGCTCCACGCGCCGCgtctggcacacagcaggagCTCAGCCACAGCCCAGGAGAGAGCATATAATGGGTTCTGATGTCCTCGGGGGCTGAGGCTTAAAGCTACCCACTCACTGTGCTCTGAGCCGTCCAGCGGCCCCACTTGTCACCCACAGATGGGGTGGCTGAACTCCTGCAGCCTGCCTGACGGCACAGGAGCAGGTGAAAGGAGGGAGAAGGCTCAGGGGCCGGGAGGAGCCTAGAGGCAGGGAGATGAGCTTACTCTAGTGACCGTGCAGCGGGGGTGCTGAGCACAGGGCTCCAGGTACGTCTGCCAGCGTTCAGGCGTCACTTTGGCTGAGCCGAGCCAGGAGTCCAGTGCTCTATTCACAAGACCACCTGGGGAGGAAAGGACAGGGGACATTCTCGGAGAAAGTGACGCCTCAGCAGCTCGTTCTAGCAGGTTAGGAACCAGCAGGTGGGCATCCAGGAACGGTTGGAAGGGGATGAGCAGGGCCAGAGTGGGGACCTTGCAGGTCAGGCCTGGCCCCAAGAGGTGGGACGTGTAGGAGGGCCTCAGGCAAGAGACCCCATCTACTTCAGACCTGACATTCTGTGGGCCTGGGGGCAGCTGCATGTGTGACAGAGATGTAATGTGCAGGACTCGGTGAAAATGAACATACAGGGCTCTCTGttcaaaacctataaagaactccaAGATGGCTACGGCGGGACATTAAGCTGAGTGTGGCCCTTCTGAGCCGGCGCCCTGAGTGAATGTCCAGGTCACGCGCCCGAGAGGCAAcggcaggagtggggaggaggggccgctCTCCTGGCGAGATGCCGCGGGATGCAGTCACTGCCCGGTTGGAAGGCACAGGCAGTAAAGAAGCGGGTGGAGACCCACCGGGTTGCTGCCAGTCCCCAGACCTCTCTCCCAGGGCCTCCAGGACACCTCCCTCCAGCACATTGCCACAGCCGCACCTGCCCCTCTCTTGCCTTTGTGGCGGTGGGAGCAGGAGGGGCCCTGACGGCCGCTCTCCCCTCAGGCCTCCCTGAACCCCAGCGACCACAAGCTGGATGAAGAGCTGTGCCAG
This genomic window contains:
- the SPATC1 gene encoding speriolin isoform X2 — protein: MVEGEGESHEKLTSPHREQQSGDGTPPPTSAPRPSAGCWGATARPRHRKVSPTAPAAKCTEPGPTGPALPLANPGALLPPGQGPGPWAVSRCRAPTRAAPIPLPRGMSLLANYEGLRHQIERLVRENEELKKLVRLIRENHELKSAIKTQAGGLGISGFSTGFGQMAATPQHQGNCVFLPPSPAAAHEPVLEEVGVVALAPLADMLNSPQPGPTAGPIVSPLTGPLSTLLPSPGPMSQSGLFSSILTGPPTPSSPLARPLAVAPGGTLGSSMGTVSSGPLTPSSTLAGLMAVSPRGTLGSSMGLPSTGPPTPSSTLAGLMAVAPGGTLGSSMGLPSTGPPTPSSPLMAPTTGTVAISLSSPLARPLAVAPGGTLGSSMGTASTGPPTPSSPLMAPTTGTVAISPSSPLLTSTAAPLGVSQNLVANPVSNLVLPGAQRVWLTEPFRGCPSGPHPSAGAGPAGTTKVPMSAEHPQPTQDLEPLGVTFVGVPLHTSTPMETRGAAGPGTAFSFSTSDARAQPGAPQGQAVPAPAPVAPTAAPQATTDYASPGTTHVAQCPPPSPTRAHHPPTQPSPTPHSPPRNPHSPPRTSSSPASVNDPRGPRGTETSRKSMVESERKLAHRKISKFPDSPRESRQLAWERLVGEIAFQLDRRILSSIFPERVRLYGFTVSNIPEKIIQASLNPSDHKLDEELCQTLTQRYVSIMNRLQSLGYDGRVHPALTEQLVNAYGILRERPELAASEGGSYTVDFLQRVLVETVHPSMLTDTLLLLSCLNQLAHDDGKPMFIW
- the SPATC1 gene encoding speriolin isoform X1 is translated as MRSSLPHTVNSRAVTAPLPPPEDHWLPTCSAPRPSAGCWGATARPRHRKVSPTAPAAKCTEPGPTGPALPLANPGALLPPGQGPGPWAVSRCRAPTRAAPIPLPRGMSLLANYEGLRHQIERLVRENEELKKLVRLIRENHELKSAIKTQAGGLGISGFSTGFGQMAATPQHQGNCVFLPPSPAAAHEPVLEEVGVVALAPLADMLNSPQPGPTAGPIVSPLTGPLSTLLPSPGPMSQSGLFSSILTGPPTPSSPLARPLAVAPGGTLGSSMGTVSSGPLTPSSTLAGLMAVSPRGTLGSSMGLPSTGPPTPSSTLAGLMAVAPGGTLGSSMGLPSTGPPTPSSPLMAPTTGTVAISLSSPLARPLAVAPGGTLGSSMGTASTGPPTPSSPLMAPTTGTVAISPSSPLLTSTAAPLGVSQNLVANPVSNLVLPGAQRVWLTEPFRGCPSGPHPSAGAGPAGTTKVPMSAEHPQPTQDLEPLGVTFVGVPLHTSTPMETRGAAGPGTAFSFSTSDARAQPGAPQGQAVPAPAPVAPTAAPQATTDYASPGTTHVAQCPPPSPTRAHHPPTQPSPTPHSPPRNPHSPPRTSSSPASVNDPRGPRGTETSRKSMVESERKLAHRKISKFPDSPRESRQLAWERLVGEIAFQLDRRILSSIFPERVRLYGFTVSNIPEKIIQASLNPSDHKLDEELCQTLTQRYVSIMNRLQSLGYDGRVHPALTEQLVNAYGILRERPELAASEGGSYTVDFLQRVLVETVHPSMLTDTLLLLSCLNQLAHDDGKPMFIW
- the SPATC1 gene encoding speriolin isoform X4 — protein: MSLLANYEGLRHQIERLVRENEELKKLVRLIRENHELKSAIKTQAGGLGISGFSTGFGQMAATPQHQGNCVFLPPSPAAAHEPVLEEVGVVALAPLADMLNSPQPGPTAGPIVSPLTGPLSTLLPSPGPMSQSGLFSSILTGPPTPSSPLARPLAVAPGGTLGSSMGTVSSGPLTPSSTLAGLMAVSPRGTLGSSMGLPSTGPPTPSSTLAGLMAVAPGGTLGSSMGLPSTGPPTPSSPLMAPTTGTVAISLSSPLARPLAVAPGGTLGSSMGTASTGPPTPSSPLMAPTTGTVAISPSSPLLTSTAAPLGVSQNLVANPVSNLVLPGAQRVWLTEPFRGCPSGPHPSAGAGPAGTTKVPMSAEHPQPTQDLEPLGVTFVGVPLHTSTPMETRGAAGPGTAFSFSTSDARAQPGAPQGQAVPAPAPVAPTAAPQATTDYASPGTTHVAQCPPPSPTRAHHPPTQPSPTPHSPPRNPHSPPRTSSSPASVNDPRGPRGTETSRKSMVESERKLAHRKISKFPDSPRESRQLAWERLVGEIAFQLDRRILSSIFPERVRLYGFTVSNIPEKIIQASLNPSDHKLDEELCQTLTQRYVSIMNRLQSLGYDGRVHPALTEQLVNAYGILRERPELAASEGGSYTVDFLQRVLVETVHPSMLTDTLLLLSCLNQLAHDDGKPMFIW